The window TCATTTCCATTTTCCAACaattttgtaatcttcatgtatgtatgtatatttctgttTGTATATTTGTATAAAGTCAAAGCTATAGTATGAAAATGAATCAAACTTAAGACTTCATTACTCTGATTCAGTTTATGGTATTTTGTTTGATATATTGAATTAAATGTACAGGTGCATTGACCATGAAAAATATGTCGATAAAAGAGTGCTGTTGTTTCTTAAAAAAACTTCGAAACCCAAGTCGAATCATTCATTACGTTCTTCTCGCTTCTGAAACTTCATGTTAGTATATGTAGCAACAAAATTGCATATTTTTTATATGACAAGATTTTGATTAATTTGATAGATTAAAATATGTTCTATTTTGTAGTTTCAATCAATGAAATAGAGGCGTTACACGATCTCTTTGAGAGATTAAGCCATGCCATAATCGAAGACGGCCTTATTCACAAGGTACATATTTACAGAACAAATATtttaaaatgtttcataaaatcatAAATATGGTTCAATACGGaacaaaaagatcaacaaaaaaatTTTTAATGCCATTTTATGCACAGGAAGAGTTCAGGCTTGCTCTTTTTAGCAATAGCAATATGCAGAATCTGTTTGCAGATAGAGTGAGTAAACATTTTAGAGTTCATTTATTTGTTAATGTAATAAAAAGTTTTTTTGAGTTCTTGATTGTATTGGTGCAGCTATTTGACACATTTGATATAAAGAAAAATGGGGTTATTGAATTTGATGAATTTGTACGCTCGTTAAGTATCTTCCATCCCGATGCACGCGAATCAGACAAGATTGAATGTAAGATATTGTACATTTTACTTCTTGAGTTTAAGATCCATAACAAATATTGTAATTTAATTTGTTTAAAAGTCAAAAGTCAAATATGATCTAGTTTTGTTCATTTACTGACACTACATAATCTTATCAGTCATGTTTAGATTATATGATCTGAAGCACACTGGCTTCATAGAACGTGAAGAGGTAAACAAAAACAGACTAAACTTTTCGACATCTAGTCAACGTTTGACTTTTTGTTGAAATTCTGATCTTGGAAATGTTTCAAAACTTGAAGTTGAAGGAGATGGTTGTGGCTTTCTTGAGTGAAATGAATCATGATTTATCAGATGAAGCAGTTGAAGCTATCTTGGATAAAGTACTAGCTTCTTCTTTGACTTTTTGATTCAGTCTTCAATTTTGACTTTTAAAGGTCTTTAACTCTTCAATTTGGTCAGACCATTTTAGATGCAGATCTAAACGGCGATGGCAAGATCGATCTAGAAGAATGGAAGGCGTTCATCGTTAAGTATCCATCTGTTTTGAAAAACATGACTCTTCCCCTTCTTAGGCAAGTTTTATTTCGCTTACATCATCAAACATGTTTTAAGGGTCAGAATGTTATTATATGCATAATTCTGTTATTATTTCATTTTTGTTTTTGTACAACAGGGAGATCACTCAAGCTTTCCCAAATTTTGTGATAAATACTCAAGTTCGAGAACTAGAAATCGTCACTTGAGAAGCAACAAATTAACTTGCCCTTTATGAGCCATCTTTCTCTGTAACAAGTTTCATTACATCATCCGTTCATAATTTATTAACTCCGAAAGTTTTGTATCCTTTTAATGTTTCAAATTAAGTGACACAGTGGCCAGTGGCGAAGCCAGAAAATTATCGTGTTTATTAGTTGCGGGTAATCTTGTTTGTAGCAATGAATAAACAAAAGACCGTTCAAGTTTATTGTTTATGTAGATTAACGACATCACAAACACGAAATAAACAAGCATTTGTTTATAAGTACCAAAGTAAcaatattacatattacatattacataataataattaaaaatcataTTCATAGTAACAAACTTATCATTGATTAGATCATATATCATAAGGTTGTTTGCCAGTAAACTTAACTTCAATAGGACTAACATTTTTCCCAATAGACCTCATGTTTTGACCAACACCTTGTCTACCAGCGTTGACTTTTTCAGGATAAACACCATCTTTAGGATGCAAATATTGGACTTCACCATTAGGGAACACCCTATAAAACTGATACTTAATCTTATATTTAGACCTTAATCTAGTCCCTAAAGCTAAACACTGTTCTTTCCTAGCCAACTTTAACAGATTGGGTCCTTCCCTCATAATTGCGGCCCCGCCAGTTGGCATTTCAAAGATTTGTTCTTTCGGAGATTCCCATGTTATAACATAGAATTCTTCAACTTGTGCTTTTCTAAGTAAGCCGCCAGTAGATCCTGCGAAGATTGGTGATGGGGTGTTGGGGTCGAGTTCTGGTGGTGTGAAACCGGCTGGTGCTGGTTTTGGTGGTGCGGCGGCGGCGGCTGGTGGTGTGGATTCGCCTGAGGCGGCTACTTTGATGGTGAAAGAACGTGAAGTGAAGGTGAGGTGTTTGAtggtggatgatgatgatgattgttgttTGAATGAGTTTGAAAGTGTTGGTGTGAAGAGGGAAGCTTGAGTTGCCATTGCCATTGATGATGTAATGAATTATGAAAAATGAAGGATGAGATGTTTGTGTGTTTTGTATTTTTGAGTAGGATTTGGAAACAAGATTATGTGGAGGGAAGTGGGATAAGGTGATATGTTATGACCAATCACAATGTCTTATTTTGATATTCTCACACATCTAATGGTCTTTGATTTTTATATTTTAACTAGTGAAATTACCCGTGGAACCACgaatttatttaaacgaaacaatttaatgatatgttttaggtattaagtgaacgtaaatgctaaagtcatttagtttaatgacccgtggaaccacatagtccgactaagaaactcgtcagctgaacatttcatcaaacacctaaaatgcatattaaacaatctacattcaatcataagagataatattggttgtcattttattttaaaagtgtaaaataaaatataaatttagaattgatttccttCTGTCTCGCTTTTATACCTtcccgtactcaattcaaaataattaattaaaataattcaaagttatttaattttaataattaaaataattattaataagatttaataataataattaattaaataaaatctaattttaattcaaagttatttagattaatgacatcactcaccatgcttagattttttttctttttatttttgattttttcttaacaagagaattaacctaataatgacattatcattataggattttaatagaaactatagaagattttagttttaattttaattttaattttaattttaatttcagaATAAAGATGGGGAAATCATTCATGGCTTTAACGTTATACAACTTGTAGACTTTGCGTGCTTTTAGGTTTGAAGATCGACTGATTGTGTGTATTTAATTTCGTGTCCACATAATTGGTGATTTTAGGATTAAAAGTCAATGGACTTCTCTAAAATTTAAATGATACTTTGTAAAGAAATTTCTTACAAAATGACTATTTACTTCTATAAaagtcattaatattaaaaatatatgacGTCCAACTTATAAATCTATAATAGTGtcctataaatttttaattttataagtatttaaaaataaaataaactaatggGGTACTTAGAACTCACTTGTTAAGACATGGACTTAATAGTGGTCTTTATTTACTTATTTACTTAGATGTTATTTACTTGGATGTTGTttgttttttaaaatatttttgtttGAAAATATTTTTTTTGACCGAATGTCATACGAAAGCAACTCTCTACTCTCGAgtagagagatgactttctcttccTGTGAGTGGAAAACTCTTTCTCGACTGTGGTTAGagaaatgattttttttttctatcttatagtagaggaaagattgtctacatcttactttCCCCATACTTCGCACGTGCGAGAATgagttttgttattgttattgttgtttttgtgttgtctgaagatctgcggaccatgtTAATAAAGAAGATGTGTTTTAAAGGTCTGTATGTTGAAtagtgaagactgtttgtttttatgtctgcaaaataatTTAATTTTGTCTACAACACttagaagcatatttctaagtTTGCGAGGCTGTCGGcataataagacattattttatcttatatcTTCTGAAATAAATTGTATACGGTAAAAACGTCTGTGAGCGGATACATATGACATGATAAGGTATGCAGAGAGAAAAACAAACACCTTACTAACATACCTATATTATCAAgaagtacacacacacacacacatatatatatattatatatatatatatatatatatatatatatattctaaaataatatatatgtatattaaatattattGAATAAGGATTCAGGTCATTTTCGAGTATACGGACCGAGTAATTGGGTTTGAATATAAAATCGTCTCCAGACCCAAACATGCTTAAAAATCTAAAACCATCCACATACCCGATCGTAGACCTATATATCTGGCCTGAACCCAACTCAAAAAATATTGATTTTTGAGTTTCCGTATCGATCAAGTACGAGTATTTTTACCAGAAAAAATATCGCGGACTTCTTACATAatatttaatgatttaaaatctagtGTTTTCTTTATTTTAACCATATCATCACATGTTAATCTTTAGACATGAAACTTTCTCAAAACACTTTAGGGTTTTATGCACATTTCTTACATTTCTCTTTCCCCATTTATCAAAAAAGATAGTGTCATTAACGTATTAAAGATGAGAAATATTAACTTTGTCCTCACCTATATCAACCCCACTTATAAGATCATCTCTAACAGCAATGCTGTCAAGAATATTCAAATCTTCACTAGCAATGATGAAAAGATAAAGAGAAAGTGGATCGCCCTCACGAATGCCTCTTTGGAGATTAAATTCTTTAGTGGGTGATCCGTTAATCAAGACCGAAATGGATGCCGATTTGAAAGATGCTTCCACCCATCTCCTCCATTTGATACCAAATCTCATACCACACATCGTGTCTAATAAGAATTTCCATCTCACACTATTAAAAGCTTTTTCGAAATCGGCTTTAAAAATGAAACATTTGGATTTTTCTTCTATTCACATCAACAAGAAGTTCATTAGCAATGAGGATACTATAGAGTATTGATCTACCTTTGATATAGGCACTTTGTTCAACTCCTATGATCTTTGACACAACCTTTCGAAGACGATTAGAGATGATTTTGGCAATACTTTATAATAATTACCAATAAGGCTTATAAGTCTGTAATCTCAAAGGCTAATTGGGTCCTCCTTTTTCGGTATAAGAGTGATAAAAGACGCATTACACTCGTCTGAAATCTCACAACGTTCCCAAAACCAGTAAAGGGCATTTATTAAGTCGCTTTTAATAAGCCACCAAAGTTTTCTATAATAGTTAAatacaataatataaatataaacaacacataatacaatttaaaatatgtcAACTAAATTAAGCATAAACCTCAAAAAATAATAAACCCTAAcagatttaaaaataaaaaataaattagtAGTGTACTCCGTAATGCATAAATGAAACTGGTGAAGTAACAATAAACCGAGCAATCTAAAAGATAAAAACTTATCTATTCTCCCGCCAAAATTATTTTGAACAACATCAATATCACATCAAAGGACAAAAATACCCTTTCAGTTAGACATGCATTGCGATTCCGTTTAGTTGTATTCCGTTACATACATAACGGATTCTGGTAGAATATATACGTACAGATATATACATTCATattcatataatataataataactccCTCACAAATAGTATATAAGCATGTAGTTCATAGTACTGGTGATTAACCTTCTATCTCCATCTCTCTAACGACCGCCATCTCTCTAAAAAACTTATTCATTTAATTTCATTATTTCTTCAATTCAATCGATAATCAAGTTCAATCGCGGCTTTCGATTCCGGTATGTAATCATCTTATAACGATCAATTTAACTTTGCGTCGCTATTCCGTTAATAATGTGACGTTAACTTTGTTACGGTGATGATCGATTATGTTCATCATATCGTCATTAGTTACTGACTTAACCTCAACGTTCGTAATTAGGTCTGTATCACTTGATTTCCTTCTGTAATAGCGGTTTTCATTTCAGGTATGTAATTTTATAATGATCAATTTAACTTCGCGTCGCTATTCCGAAAATGATGTGACGTTAGCTTTGTTACGATTATGTTCATGTTCATCATATCGTCGTTAGTTACTGACTTATCCTCAACGTTCGTAATTATTAGGTCCTGTACGTTTTGCTTGATTACCTTCTGTAATAGCAGTTTTCGTTTCCGGTATGTGAAACTTATAACGATCAATTTAACTTTGCGTCGCTAGCTATTCCGTTAATATTGTGATGTTATCTGATAAATCGCTTATGATTATACTTGTATTCACTGTATATACATGCTTGATTTCCTTCTGTAATAGCGGTTTTCGTTTCCGGTATGTGATCAACTTATAACGATCAATTTAACTTTGCGTCGCTAGCTATTCCGTTAATATTGTGATGTAATCTGATAAATCGCTTATGATTATACTTGTATTCACTGTATATACATACATGCTTGATTTCCTTCTGTAATAGCGGTTTTCGTTTCCGGTATGTGATCAACTTATAGCGATCAATTTAACTTTGCGTCGCTAGCTATTCCGTTAATATTGTGATGTAATCTGATAAATCGCTTATGATTATACTTGTATTCACTGTATATACATACATGCTTGATTTCCTTCTGCAATAGCGGTTTTCGTTTCCGGTATGTGATCAACTTATAACGATCAATTTAACTTTGCGTCGCTAGCTATTCCGCCTGATAAATGGCTTATGATTATACTTGTATTCACTGTATATACATGCTTGATTTCCTTCTGTAATAGCGGTTTTCGTTTCCGGTATGTGATCAACTTATAACGATCAATTTAACTTTGCGTCGCTAGCTATTCCGTTAATATTGTGACGTTATCTGATAAATCGCTTATGATTATACTTGTATTCACTGTAATCTGTATTACTCTATATACATTAACGGTCATTAGTTACTGACTTATCCTTAACGTTAGTAATTATGTCATGTATATATTGCTTGATTTGTTTGTGAAATTGCGAGATCTGATTCACTAGCTAGTAGAACATTAAGAAAATGTTACACTTGCATTGACATTCGAGCTCTCGTTCATTGTAAAGATATATTTTTACCTTATTGTATGCATAATTTTTAAACCATATGATCCTTCTACTACACGATTGTATCTAATATGTTACCCTATTGCAAAAGATAATGGCAGTTTTTACTTGAAATCTTTTGCTATTTTGAGTATCTAATTAGTTCTTGAATATTTGATTCTGTTTTATTTGTACACATGCATGCAGGTGCATTTAATGATCATGGATAAAATAGTTAGACCATTTCAAAGGATTCTAAAGCCAGTGGAAAAGATATTAAGGCCAGTCCAAAAACTAGAGCCCTACAGCCATATTCCCACAGTTCAAAACGAAAATTCGGTTCATGTCACACCCAAAAGCCACATCTCTTCTATTCGAAAGATTATAACACCATTGAATTGCTACAACAATACCCCCTCCCTTCAAAAAGAAAAATGGGTGAATCTCGCTCCCTATAGCCATATCTCTTCTCTTCGAAATATTCTAACACCACTGAATTCCTACAACAATACCCCCTCCCCTCAAAAAGAAAAATTTGTGAATCTCGCTCCCTATAGCCAAATCTCTTCTGTTCGAAATATTATAACACCATTGAATGTCTACAACATTATCCCCTCCCTTCAAAAAGAAAAATTTGTGAATCTCGCTCCCTATAGCTACATACCTTCATCACCTCTGCAAAATCTAGGGAATCTCACTTTATATGATCCTAGTCCATCCGCAAATGATACATACGATAACTATGGATCTAGATTTCAAGACTTCATAACCGGTATTAGAACGATTGATAGACACTCGGATGACATTGGAGTATATGGTTTCATAAAACATGATACCAATGTCCAGTTGAGTGTATATTCGCGTCCAAAGGATTTTTATGGGATCGGCTTTTTGAACAAATTTGGGAAGTTTGAAGCAGATTATGGGCAACGCCTAATACATGGTTCCACACTTACCCTATGGTCTTTCGTACCCCAAGGGATTTTTGGACACTGGTTTTTCCTATGATAACTTTGACAGAAGTGTGGAAATATTGTCAAATACCACGCCAGAAAATGTAGAAGACAGTAAATGGAGTTTCTTTACACTCATGGCTACAGTCAACGAAGCAGCACGTTTTCTCTGGATATCGAATTTTCTTGAAAAGCTATTCCGGGGGAACGAAGTATCCCCAATGCATAAACATTTGGCGATGAAAATGGATGGGGGGATCTGTCAAACATGTTGTATATCTATGAGAATAACCCATTGTTATTAGGTAAAAATCTACAGATGAAAGAGGAACAGTTTAGCGATGAATACGACATCAAAAGGTTGAGGTATTACAAAAGTTTAGATGAATGTCTTGcgatgagatgcttttataatccTAACAGAGAACTTCGCAAGCGCAGTAAACTGAGAAAGATTCTTGATTTTCCACCAAACTGAAACTGAAACTGAAGTTGTTGCAAGTCGAAAATGAAAGCTTTATTTGAATGTTGTTGTTAGTGGGGAAAAATCACATATATTGAATTGTTGTGCAGAGTAAAGAAGTGATAGTATAGTGTTTTCTTAGATTCACAAACTTTGGCGTGTCAAGATAGTAAGTAGCTGAGAGTAAAGCAGTGATAGTATAGTGTTTTCTTAGATTCACAAACTTTGGCGTGTCAAGATGGTAAGTAGCTGAGTCTTTTGTTTCTTTGTTGTCAAATAGTAGCAGTAATAGTAGCTGAGTTTTGTTTCTTTGTTGCCAATATGGCGTGTAAAAACAGTAAAGATGCCACCTTTTGGG of the Rutidosis leptorrhynchoides isolate AG116_Rl617_1_P2 chromosome 5, CSIRO_AGI_Rlap_v1, whole genome shotgun sequence genome contains:
- the LOC139848416 gene encoding calcineurin B-like protein 7, translating into MSIKECCCFLKKLRNPSRIIHYVLLASETSFSINEIEALHDLFERLSHAIIEDGLIHKEEFRLALFSNSNMQNLFADRLFDTFDIKKNGVIEFDEFVRSLSIFHPDARESDKIEFMFRLYDLKHTGFIEREELKEMVVAFLSEMNHDLSDEAVEAILDKTILDADLNGDGKIDLEEWKAFIVKYPSVLKNMTLPLLRQITQAFPNFVINTQVRELEIVT
- the LOC139848415 gene encoding photosystem I reaction center subunit II, chloroplastic-like; translation: MAMATQASLFTPTLSNSFKQQSSSSSTIKHLTFTSRSFTIKVAASGESTPPAAAAAPPKPAPAGFTPPELDPNTPSPIFAGSTGGLLRKAQVEEFYVITWESPKEQIFEMPTGGAAIMREGPNLLKLARKEQCLALGTRLRSKYKIKYQFYRVFPNGEVQYLHPKDGVYPEKVNAGRQGVGQNMRSIGKNVSPIEVKFTGKQPYDI